Proteins found in one Campylobacter concisus genomic segment:
- a CDS encoding sodium-dependent transporter, with translation MSKKNFSSRWAFILACVGSAVGMANVWGFPYKLGTNGGAAFLLIYVFFIALFSYVGLSAEYAIGRRAKTGTLGSYKYAWQSRNLGVFGSIIGWLPLAGSLCIAIGYAVIIAYVLKALTQALTGSFMSVDTNVWFNSFALQDYSVLPYHFIIVVGTLLTLFFGAKSIEKTNQIMMPLFFVLFSILAINVAMLPNAFDGYKFLFIPDFSKLADPMVWVSAMGQAFFSLSITGSGMIVYGAYLSKDEDIVESAKTTAFFDTIAALVAALVMIPAVFAYAMDPAEGPKLLFVTLPKILQNMIGGQIFAIILFTAVIFGGITSLQNMFEVVAESLMHKFPFLSRFWTLTLLCAVCFGIGAFMEPISSWGPWMDFVSIYIIPIGAVIGAISWFWIIKKEEILDEINSGANKSYGNFWYFVGKFIYVPLTFLLCIIAVSKGISF, from the coding sequence ATGAGCAAAAAGAATTTTTCATCGCGTTGGGCATTTATATTGGCCTGTGTTGGATCAGCAGTTGGCATGGCAAATGTCTGGGGCTTTCCTTATAAACTTGGCACAAATGGCGGTGCGGCGTTTTTGCTCATCTATGTTTTTTTCATAGCTCTTTTTTCATATGTTGGCCTAAGTGCGGAGTATGCGATCGGTAGACGTGCAAAAACTGGTACGCTTGGATCATATAAATATGCTTGGCAAAGTAGAAATTTAGGCGTATTTGGCAGTATTATTGGCTGGCTTCCGCTTGCTGGCTCACTTTGCATAGCTATTGGCTACGCAGTCATCATCGCTTACGTGCTAAAAGCCCTTACTCAGGCGCTTACTGGCTCATTTATGAGCGTTGATACGAACGTTTGGTTTAACTCATTTGCACTTCAAGATTACTCAGTCTTGCCTTATCATTTTATTATCGTTGTTGGCACGCTTCTTACACTATTTTTTGGGGCAAAAAGTATCGAAAAAACAAATCAAATAATGATGCCACTGTTTTTTGTATTATTTAGCATTTTGGCTATAAATGTCGCGATGCTACCAAATGCATTTGATGGGTATAAATTCCTTTTTATTCCTGACTTTAGTAAGCTTGCGGACCCGATGGTATGGGTTTCTGCGATGGGTCAAGCCTTTTTCTCACTCTCTATCACAGGATCTGGCATGATAGTTTATGGAGCGTACCTTTCAAAAGATGAAGATATCGTTGAAAGTGCTAAAACAACGGCCTTTTTTGATACTATCGCAGCTCTTGTGGCGGCTCTTGTTATGATCCCAGCGGTCTTCGCCTATGCTATGGATCCAGCCGAAGGTCCAAAGCTACTTTTTGTAACGCTTCCAAAAATTTTACAAAATATGATCGGTGGACAAATTTTTGCCATTATTTTATTTACAGCTGTTATCTTTGGCGGTATCACCTCGCTTCAAAATATGTTTGAAGTAGTCGCCGAGTCACTAATGCATAAATTTCCGTTTCTTAGTAGATTTTGGACACTCACGCTACTTTGTGCAGTTTGCTTTGGCATAGGAGCATTTATGGAGCCTATTAGCAGTTGGGGGCCTTGGATGGACTTTGTGTCGATCTATATCATCCCAATTGGCGCGGTAATCGGTGCTATTTCTTGGTTTTGGATTATTAAAAAAGAAGAAATTTTAGACGAGATAAATTCTGGAGCAAATAAATCTTATGGTAATTTCTGGTATTTTGTAGGCAAATTTATCTACGTCCCGCTAACATTTTTACTTTGTATTATTGCTGTAAGCAAGGGAATTTCTTTTTAA
- a CDS encoding DUF411 domain-containing protein, which translates to MKKLAFLALGFFATLVFAADMKVYKSPTCGCCTSWGEAMQKAGFSEEVIKVDDIAKVKKEFNVPLELSSCHTAIIDGYIIEGHVPADEVKRLLELKPKDVVGIAVPGMPMESQGMEQGSKAEQYDVILFKKDGSQEIFATYIGTKKLR; encoded by the coding sequence ATGAAGAAATTAGCATTTTTGGCTCTTGGCTTTTTTGCAACACTTGTGTTCGCGGCTGATATGAAGGTCTATAAAAGCCCAACTTGTGGATGTTGTACTAGCTGGGGTGAGGCGATGCAGAAGGCTGGATTTAGCGAAGAGGTCATAAAAGTAGATGATATAGCTAAAGTTAAGAAAGAATTTAACGTGCCGCTAGAGCTTTCAAGCTGCCATACAGCAATTATCGATGGATATATCATAGAAGGTCATGTTCCAGCCGATGAGGTAAAGCGCCTACTAGAGCTTAAGCCAAAAGATGTAGTTGGTATCGCAGTACCTGGTATGCCGATGGAGAGTCAAGGTATGGAGCAAGGCAGTAAAGCCGAGCAATACGATGTTATTTTATTTAAAAAAGATGGCTCACAAGAAATTTTTGCCACTTACATCGGCACAAAAAAACTAAGATAA
- a CDS encoding putative transporter, which produces MFSSFFKDKKWALWAYGGAIFIILLLVYQTHLNVRINEWYKNFYDIVQNSKDHDVSEFWREIFNFIKIAMPYVVTYTVISFFASHWVFRWREAMTFRYLKFWQNCESDIEGSSQRIQEDVYRFAKIMESLGVQVLRAIMTLIAFIPVLWELSKSVSLPYIKDIEGSLVYIALIISIGGLIISWFVGIKLPHIEYNNQKAEAAFRKELVYGEDDKSKFCQPNIMLELFTGVKLNYYKLFLHYGYFNLWLISFSQILVIVPYVIMGNGLFSGVITLGVLIQASNAFSQVRESFSVFIDNWTTITELRSVNKRLREFERNINYKA; this is translated from the coding sequence ATGTTTTCATCATTTTTTAAAGATAAAAAATGGGCACTCTGGGCTTATGGCGGAGCGATATTTATCATCTTGCTTCTTGTCTATCAAACGCACCTAAATGTCCGTATAAACGAGTGGTATAAAAATTTCTACGACATCGTGCAAAACTCAAAAGATCATGATGTAAGTGAGTTTTGGCGAGAAATTTTTAACTTTATAAAAATCGCTATGCCTTATGTCGTGACTTACACTGTGATCTCGTTTTTTGCTAGCCACTGGGTCTTTCGCTGGAGAGAGGCGATGACGTTTAGATATCTAAAATTTTGGCAAAACTGCGAAAGTGACATCGAAGGCAGTTCGCAGCGTATCCAAGAAGACGTCTACCGCTTTGCCAAAATAATGGAAAGCCTTGGTGTGCAGGTTTTAAGGGCGATCATGACGCTAATTGCCTTTATACCAGTGCTTTGGGAGCTAAGTAAGAGCGTAAGTTTGCCTTATATCAAAGATATCGAGGGCTCGCTTGTTTATATCGCTTTAATAATTAGCATTGGTGGCTTAATTATTTCGTGGTTTGTGGGCATTAAACTCCCACATATCGAGTATAACAACCAAAAAGCAGAAGCGGCATTTAGAAAAGAGCTGGTTTACGGCGAAGATGATAAGTCTAAATTTTGTCAGCCAAACATCATGCTAGAGCTTTTTACGGGCGTAAAGTTAAATTATTACAAACTATTTTTGCACTATGGCTACTTTAACCTTTGGCTCATCTCTTTTTCACAAATTCTTGTAATCGTACCTTATGTCATCATGGGAAATGGCCTATTTAGCGGCGTTATAACGCTTGGTGTGCTTATACAAGCTAGCAATGCTTTTTCTCAAGTTAGAGAGAGTTTTAGCGTCTTTATCGACAACTGGACGACGATAACAGAGCTAAGATCTGTAAATAAACGTTTGAGAGAATTTGAGAGAAATATAAACTATAAGGCATAA
- a CDS encoding M48 family metallopeptidase, whose amino-acid sequence MKKFLLTLLATSLLFTGCSSVTKAGVVGADRKQFMLVSSEAMEQSSAQAYVKTLTAARSKGELNVDPILTKRVQDIAKRLIAQTGVFRDDALKWKWQVNVINEDTLNAWCMPGGRIVVYSGIIKRLNLTDAQLAAVMGHEIAHALREHSREQASTDQMKSIGIFAIATATGLGDLGANALNLASEYTISLPFSRSHETEADHIGTELMARAGYDPKEAVEVWVKMSKMSGGKVPEILSTHPSNESRIKDLKEIAAKLEPVYQAAKRS is encoded by the coding sequence ATGAAAAAATTTCTACTTACATTGTTAGCAACTAGTTTGCTCTTCACTGGCTGCTCAAGCGTTACAAAAGCAGGCGTTGTTGGTGCTGATCGTAAGCAGTTTATGCTAGTCTCATCAGAAGCTATGGAGCAAAGCTCAGCCCAAGCCTACGTCAAGACGCTAACAGCTGCTAGGAGTAAAGGCGAGCTAAATGTTGATCCGATCCTTACAAAAAGAGTTCAAGATATCGCTAAAAGGCTAATCGCCCAAACTGGTGTTTTTAGAGATGACGCTCTAAAATGGAAGTGGCAAGTGAATGTCATTAATGAAGATACGCTAAATGCTTGGTGCATGCCAGGGGGCAGGATAGTCGTTTATAGCGGCATCATAAAAAGGCTAAATTTAACAGATGCACAGCTAGCTGCAGTCATGGGACACGAGATCGCACACGCTCTTAGGGAGCACAGCAGGGAGCAAGCAAGTACTGATCAGATGAAAAGCATAGGCATCTTTGCAATAGCTACAGCTACTGGCCTTGGCGATCTTGGAGCTAATGCTCTAAATTTAGCTAGCGAATACACCATATCTCTGCCGTTTTCTCGCTCGCATGAGACCGAGGCTGATCACATCGGTACTGAGCTAATGGCAAGAGCTGGATACGATCCAAAAGAAGCGGTCGAAGTCTGGGTAAAAATGAGCAAGATGAGTGGCGGAAAGGTGCCTGAAATTTTAAGCACTCACCCATCAAACGAGAGCAGGATAAAAGACCTAAAAGAGATCGCAGCAAAGCTTGAGCCAGTCTACCAAGCTGCCAAAAGAAGCTAG
- a CDS encoding molybdopterin biosynthesis protein MoeB → MMQNFNEKNEFKYGKFNYEKALEIAQNCDKFKLDNDEEEMACGGERSCYDCAFRRWSKDSFICMAQASKD, encoded by the coding sequence ATGATGCAAAATTTCAATGAGAAAAATGAGTTTAAATACGGCAAATTTAACTACGAAAAAGCGCTAGAAATAGCCCAAAACTGCGATAAATTTAAGCTAGATAACGATGAGGAGGAGATGGCTTGTGGAGGTGAGAGGAGCTGCTATGACTGCGCATTTAGGCGCTGGAGTAAAGATAGCTTCATCTGCATGGCACAAGCTAGCAAAGACTGA
- a CDS encoding chemotaxis protein, giving the protein MFKVEVIYKFCLVLVLILGLCMLAFSGVNFALGEYNEYLLNAHKIAGFLILLAATLHVINRRKKLVKLINETMDVLTRSKNPSICNMDRIIASLEPYSITEISQMLGFDEAIFCETLHKNGVKFNDASQTLRQIARMNDEKIFFVLVLIIEAKFGKRFCGELKYKRGGKLKDKKMVA; this is encoded by the coding sequence ATGTTTAAAGTAGAGGTTATTTATAAATTCTGTCTTGTTTTAGTTCTTATTTTGGGGCTTTGTATGCTCGCATTCTCTGGTGTAAATTTTGCGCTTGGCGAATATAATGAGTACTTACTAAATGCCCATAAAATCGCAGGTTTTTTAATATTGCTTGCTGCAACACTTCACGTTATAAATCGTAGAAAGAAGCTAGTAAAACTAATAAATGAAACAATGGATGTGCTAACACGCAGTAAAAATCCAAGCATTTGCAACATGGACCGCATCATCGCCTCACTCGAGCCATACAGCATAACTGAAATTTCACAAATGTTGGGCTTTGACGAGGCTATTTTTTGCGAAACTTTACATAAAAATGGAGTTAAATTTAATGACGCTAGCCAAACTCTACGCCAGATAGCACGAATGAATGATGAAAAGATATTTTTCGTGCTAGTTCTCATCATCGAGGCGAAATTTGGCAAGAGATTTTGCGGCGAACTAAAGTACAAACGTGGCGGAAAACTTAAAGATAAAAAAATGGTTGCGTAG
- a CDS encoding PepSY-associated TM helix domain-containing protein: protein MKFLNQKFFYKVHTYLSLLFFIPLAVVCFSGAILVYKDELNSLLAPNVVNVNLNKENLSKRISFDEQREIIASELDGYEMVGINIDANPKKRDKIWLIEHNDSQKEWKFIYFDAFSGKIKSEPLAHDEGFFGVLTELHESLFLEKSGHIILTLTAIFTFFICISGFVIYRKFWLTLLRLRVNRLNIFMSDIHKMIGIFSTPILLLICISGVWWEFQMARMPEFKNDFVIDAKIYNKSLSLDELVARSKNDLAGFEPHFISLPFMQGANIRLFGYVKDQNFLHNEYSSILTYDKNSGELVSILDIKNTNLSEEILSAFRKSHFGNYNQITKFIWFLVGISPLILSISGLYLWIKRNFKRRKNEKIFN, encoded by the coding sequence GTGAAATTTCTAAATCAAAAATTTTTTTATAAAGTACACACTTATTTATCTCTTTTATTTTTCATTCCACTTGCAGTAGTTTGTTTTAGCGGTGCGATCCTTGTTTATAAAGATGAGCTAAACAGCCTTCTTGCCCCAAATGTCGTAAATGTAAATTTAAACAAAGAAAATTTAAGCAAAAGGATCAGCTTTGATGAGCAAAGAGAGATCATCGCAAGCGAGCTTGACGGCTACGAGATGGTCGGCATAAATATCGATGCAAATCCTAAAAAACGTGACAAAATTTGGTTAATTGAGCACAATGACAGCCAAAAAGAGTGGAAATTTATCTATTTTGACGCTTTTAGCGGTAAGATAAAGAGCGAGCCACTTGCACATGATGAGGGATTTTTTGGAGTTTTAACCGAGCTTCATGAGTCGCTATTTCTAGAAAAGAGCGGTCACATTATCCTTACTCTAACCGCTATTTTTACGTTTTTTATCTGCATAAGTGGTTTCGTGATTTATAGAAAATTTTGGCTGACACTACTTAGGCTTCGTGTAAATAGGCTAAATATTTTTATGAGCGACATTCATAAAATGATAGGAATTTTTTCTACGCCTATTTTACTGCTCATTTGCATAAGTGGTGTTTGGTGGGAATTTCAAATGGCACGCATGCCAGAGTTTAAAAATGACTTCGTTATAGATGCAAAAATTTACAACAAAAGCCTATCTCTTGACGAGCTGGTAGCCCGCTCAAAAAATGATCTTGCTGGCTTTGAGCCACACTTCATCTCACTGCCCTTTATGCAAGGAGCAAACATACGCCTTTTTGGCTATGTAAAAGATCAAAATTTCTTGCATAACGAATATTCAAGCATATTAACTTACGATAAAAATAGCGGCGAATTAGTAAGTATTTTGGACATAAAAAATACAAATCTAAGCGAAGAAATTCTCTCAGCATTTAGAAAATCGCACTTTGGTAACTACAACCAAATCACAAAATTTATCTGGTTTCTAGTTGGTATTTCACCGCTTATTTTGAGCATTTCAGGGCTTTATTTGTGGATTAAAAGAAATTTTAAAAGGAGAAAAAATGAAAAAATTTTTAATTAG
- a CDS encoding tetratricopeptide repeat protein, with protein sequence MKKSILFLAFALMFLNANWDINMQECINKSNAKACENFVKKLSSECENKDKISCFIYADMLGRGLGIEKDTQKSFEIFRSLCDNGSSEACYELATKYLQGNGTEQSFDLSAKALDKACKMGSKRACNILELVPKN encoded by the coding sequence ATGAAAAAATCTATTTTATTTTTAGCATTTGCTCTTATGTTTTTGAATGCAAACTGGGATATAAATATGCAAGAGTGTATTAATAAAAGTAACGCTAAAGCTTGCGAGAATTTTGTTAAAAAGCTTTCAAGTGAGTGTGAGAATAAAGATAAAATTTCTTGCTTTATCTATGCAGATATGCTAGGACGCGGTCTTGGTATAGAAAAAGACACGCAAAAATCTTTTGAGATATTTAGATCGCTTTGTGATAATGGTAGTAGTGAGGCTTGCTATGAGCTAGCGACAAAGTATCTTCAAGGAAATGGTACTGAGCAAAGCTTTGATCTTTCTGCAAAGGCTCTTGATAAGGCTTGCAAGATGGGCAGCAAACGAGCTTGCAACATATTAGAGCTTGTGCCTAAAAATTAG
- a CDS encoding ABC transporter permease, giving the protein MNNLFLIAKLDVKESFRSRWFVIYAALFSALMIGFLFSGVTDSRVLGFSGLTRALLLFIQICVIIVPIFILISTVRSINQDRDTNLLEYILSFPLSLREYYFGKALGRTFVVFVPLLFALLLCVIVGFIKGVAIPWGVLTLYFGLLFSLSIIFLSLGFFISSVIKNQETGQGVAFLLWLIMLAFIDLALIGLLMRSSVDEYVIYAIAILNPIELFRIAALSLFDPNLAVIGTASYFILSTFPKATFVAYAIIYPLLLGIILLVCGYFAFSKKDLV; this is encoded by the coding sequence GTGAATAATCTTTTTTTAATAGCAAAGCTTGATGTAAAAGAGTCTTTTCGCTCAAGATGGTTTGTGATATATGCTGCGCTTTTTTCTGCTTTGATGATAGGATTTTTATTTAGTGGCGTAACTGACTCACGTGTGCTCGGCTTTTCTGGGCTTACTAGAGCACTGCTTTTGTTTATTCAAATTTGTGTCATCATTGTGCCTATTTTTATTCTCATCTCAACCGTAAGAAGTATAAATCAAGATAGAGATACAAATTTGCTTGAATACATCCTTAGTTTCCCGCTAAGTCTTAGAGAGTATTACTTTGGTAAGGCGCTGGGTCGTACATTTGTTGTTTTTGTTCCACTTTTGTTTGCTCTTTTGCTTTGTGTTATTGTTGGTTTTATAAAAGGTGTTGCGATACCTTGGGGTGTATTAACACTTTATTTTGGACTACTTTTTAGCTTAAGTATCATTTTTTTATCGCTTGGATTTTTTATCTCAAGCGTGATTAAAAATCAAGAGACAGGTCAGGGCGTAGCGTTTTTACTTTGGCTTATAATGCTAGCATTTATCGACCTAGCATTAATTGGACTTCTTATGCGAAGCTCGGTTGATGAGTATGTCATTTACGCTATTGCTATACTAAATCCGATAGAGCTTTTCAGGATAGCAGCACTTAGTCTTTTTGATCCAAATTTAGCAGTTATCGGTACTGCATCTTATTTTATTTTAAGCACCTTTCCAAAAGCGACATTTGTAGCTTACGCGATTATTTATCCGCTCTTACTAGGCATTATTTTGCTAGTTTGTGGCTATTTTGCCTTTAGTAAAAAAGATTTAGTTTGA
- a CDS encoding ABC transporter ATP-binding protein — MIDIKEVTKIFGSQRILDNVSLNVKSGEKIAILGQNGAGKSSLMRIILGEFIPNSGNIAINGVNTLKDRKGALKFISFVPQTPPPLKFNLRELCEFVCKSSNVKFEEIEKFSKLLELDLHANLNKPFYKLSGGMKQKMLIAIAFAKDSEILMFDEPTANLDVKARLSFKNLLDNFTQNKTLVFISHRIDEIANLLDRCVYMDLGKIIKEENLRSKSE, encoded by the coding sequence TTGATAGATATAAAAGAAGTAACTAAAATTTTTGGCTCGCAAAGGATACTTGATAATGTTAGCCTAAATGTAAAATCTGGTGAAAAAATAGCAATACTTGGACAAAATGGAGCTGGCAAAAGCTCGCTCATGCGTATCATTTTAGGCGAGTTTATCCCAAATAGCGGAAACATCGCAATAAATGGCGTAAATACCCTAAAAGATAGAAAAGGGGCTTTGAAATTTATCTCATTTGTGCCACAAACTCCACCACCGCTTAAATTTAACCTGCGTGAGCTTTGTGAGTTTGTTTGCAAAAGCTCAAATGTAAAATTTGAAGAGATTGAGAAATTTAGCAAGCTTTTAGAGCTTGATCTGCATGCAAATTTAAATAAGCCATTTTATAAGCTCTCTGGCGGCATGAAACAAAAGATGCTAATAGCCATTGCATTTGCTAAGGATAGTGAAATTTTGATGTTTGATGAGCCAACGGCAAATCTTGATGTAAAAGCAAGGCTTTCTTTTAAAAATTTGCTTGATAACTTCACGCAAAACAAAACACTTGTTTTTATTTCACACCGTATCGATGAGATAGCAAATTTATTAGATAGATGCGTCTATATGGATCTTGGCAAGATCATCAAAGAAGAAAATTTAAGGAGCAAGAGTGAATAA
- a CDS encoding NapH/MauN family ferredoxin-type protein, protein MDKYNTRATIRNVSFLSTLITTTKDGKKRPSIRFWRIFTIVLVHLLFVLSYRVDIQILEGDISASRIFGFHLADAFMSLQVFLATHEIHVNLIIGSLSILAFYIIFGGRGFCSWICPYSLISEIAEKIHENLRAKKIVKPRVFDTKWRYVFTILFLTLSFASASLTFEIFNVVGIFSRFIIYGYFHAIWFVVAMLMVEIFFSRRAWCRYVCPIGATYSVLAKPNAIKVSWDKEKCDHCLVCTDVCLVPHVLFMTKKGAKLDESKNIFRIAGADCTLCGRCIDVCHQDALKFDNGFKKLI, encoded by the coding sequence ATGGACAAATATAACACTCGTGCGACGATTAGAAATGTAAGCTTTCTAAGCACGTTAATCACAACTACAAAAGATGGTAAAAAGCGTCCTAGCATACGATTTTGGCGCATTTTTACCATCGTTTTAGTTCATCTTTTATTTGTGCTTTCATATAGAGTCGATATACAAATTTTAGAAGGCGACATCAGTGCGTCAAGGATATTTGGTTTTCACTTGGCAGATGCTTTTATGAGCCTGCAAGTTTTTCTGGCGACGCATGAAATCCATGTAAATTTAATAATTGGCTCACTTAGTATCTTGGCATTTTATATCATTTTTGGCGGTAGAGGCTTTTGTTCTTGGATCTGTCCTTATTCATTAATAAGCGAAATAGCTGAGAAGATCCATGAAAATTTACGCGCTAAAAAGATAGTAAAACCACGAGTTTTTGACACAAAGTGGCGATATGTTTTCACCATTTTATTTTTAACCCTTAGCTTTGCTAGTGCAAGCCTTACATTTGAAATTTTTAATGTTGTTGGGATTTTTTCAAGATTTATTATCTATGGCTATTTTCATGCTATTTGGTTCGTTGTGGCTATGCTTATGGTTGAAATTTTCTTCTCACGTAGAGCTTGGTGCAGGTATGTCTGTCCTATTGGAGCTACTTACTCAGTGCTAGCTAAACCAAATGCCATAAAAGTTAGCTGGGATAAAGAAAAATGCGATCACTGCTTAGTTTGCACTGATGTTTGTCTAGTGCCTCACGTACTTTTTATGACAAAAAAAGGGGCAAAGCTTGACGAGAGCAAAAATATCTTTAGGATAGCTGGTGCAGATTGCACGCTTTGTGGCAGGTGTATTGATGTGTGTCATCAAGACGCACTAAAATTTGACAATGGCTTTAAGAAACTCATATAA
- a CDS encoding c-type cytochrome translates to MKVGKIITIILAVAICGIMVFMLSQTPPKKEKVATNAQPKVEQNFTKEQPKSSEEFASEDELKKVKELSLSVAKVHNEGVSKQYLTTCAPCHGANAKGVVAPDITHLSKDELLKKLADYKAGKVQNSLMKGLLTNVSDSELESLADEISKFKK, encoded by the coding sequence ATGAAAGTAGGAAAGATTATAACCATTATTTTAGCGGTAGCGATTTGCGGTATCATGGTGTTTATGTTAAGCCAGACTCCGCCTAAAAAGGAAAAAGTAGCAACTAATGCTCAGCCAAAAGTAGAGCAAAATTTTACAAAAGAGCAGCCAAAGTCTAGTGAAGAATTTGCTAGTGAAGATGAGCTAAAAAAGGTAAAAGAGCTAAGTCTAAGTGTGGCTAAAGTGCACAATGAAGGCGTTAGCAAGCAATATCTAACAACTTGTGCTCCGTGTCATGGCGCAAATGCAAAAGGTGTCGTAGCTCCTGATATAACACACCTAAGCAAGGATGAATTACTTAAAAAGCTGGCTGATTATAAAGCTGGCAAGGTGCAAAACTCACTTATGAAGGGGCTACTCACAAATGTTAGTGATAGCGAGCTTGAAAGCCTTGCAGATGAAATTTCTAAATTTAAAAAGTAA
- a CDS encoding c-type cytochrome, with protein sequence MRLIMSLVAAALLFVGCEKSDDKAQKAANEQPINVATSASIKVEKKENNQSTNKQNDFIKYDMHGEKSVKFGLEDNNVSRQIGALAMVRTPLQTINLRLIKGRLSKNFITKCSACHDDYANGIIGPSLLTKSENEIYTMINAYKNKEKVNVLMRDLVKKMDDSEIRNLAKEISDFNIQFRSK encoded by the coding sequence ATGAGATTAATAATGTCCTTAGTGGCTGCTGCTTTGCTATTTGTCGGCTGTGAAAAGAGTGACGACAAAGCGCAAAAAGCAGCTAACGAGCAACCAATAAATGTAGCCACGAGTGCTAGTATAAAGGTTGAAAAAAAAGAAAATAACCAAAGCACAAATAAACAAAATGACTTCATAAAATACGATATGCACGGCGAAAAGAGCGTAAAATTTGGACTTGAAGATAATAACGTAAGCCGTCAAATCGGTGCTTTAGCAATGGTAAGAACCCCTCTTCAAACTATAAATTTAAGACTTATAAAGGGCAGGCTTAGTAAAAATTTCATTACAAAATGCTCAGCTTGTCACGATGATTACGCAAATGGCATCATCGGGCCATCACTTTTAACAAAAAGTGAAAATGAAATTTATACAATGATAAATGCTTATAAAAATAAAGAAAAAGTCAATGTCTTGATGCGAGATCTTGTTAAAAAAATGGATGATAGTGAAATCAGAAATTTAGCTAAAGAAATCAGTGATTTTAATATACAATTTAGGAGCAAATAA
- a CDS encoding 4Fe-4S dicluster domain-containing protein — translation MDRRKFIILGSVAAAAGYGIGKILPKSSGDKLYLRPPGAVDDFDDLCVKCGQCVQVCPYHSISLLDIKDGYSNGTAYIDPKKRGCYLCDLFPCVLACPSGALDHATKVVDDVKMGVAVLSNANACMCLKREKLSEDSVEDLLVRKVYNDREEAEKDKIKGKIGQICDLCVSICPVGDSAIVMSEANLPLIKHGCVGCGVCAEVCPVKIINIAPKMSYDEIYKEKE, via the coding sequence GTGGATAGAAGAAAATTTATAATCTTAGGCTCAGTCGCAGCTGCCGCAGGATATGGCATAGGTAAAATTTTGCCAAAAAGTAGTGGCGATAAACTCTATCTTAGACCACCAGGCGCGGTTGATGACTTTGATGATCTTTGTGTTAAATGCGGTCAGTGTGTGCAGGTATGCCCTTATCACAGTATAAGTTTGCTTGATATAAAAGATGGATATTCAAATGGTACAGCATACATCGATCCTAAAAAGAGAGGTTGCTATTTATGTGATCTTTTCCCATGTGTGCTCGCCTGTCCAAGTGGTGCGTTAGATCATGCTACAAAAGTTGTTGATGATGTGAAAATGGGCGTTGCTGTCTTGAGTAATGCAAATGCCTGTATGTGCCTAAAAAGAGAAAAACTAAGCGAAGATAGCGTTGAAGATTTGCTTGTCCGCAAAGTTTATAACGATAGAGAAGAGGCAGAAAAAGATAAGATAAAAGGCAAAATCGGTCAAATTTGTGACCTTTGCGTCAGCATTTGCCCAGTTGGCGATAGTGCAATAGTAATGAGTGAAGCAAATTTGCCACTCATAAAGCATGGCTGCGTTGGGTGTGGGGTGTGTGCTGAGGTTTGCCCTGTAAAAATTATAAACATTGCCCCAAAAATGAGTTATGATGAAATTTATAAGGAGAAAGAATGA